The window AGAGAAAGTTCTAAGAGGAGTTCACTTCGTGTCTGATGTTTCCGGTTCACTCACCGTTCAAGCTTCCAGCGATGGCTTTGCGCTCTTCACAGACCGCAGCATCGTCGCCATGCGTGTCAACGGCGAACTTCGTGACCTAGCTCACGTCCTCAATGCTGGTGACGTTGTTGAACCTGTTGCCATCGATTCGGCAGATGGCTTGAACATCCTTCGCCACTCGGCCGCTCACGTACTTGCCCAGGCTGTCCAGAATGTGAATCCTGAAGCAAAGCTGGGAATCGGCCCTCCCGTCACTGACGGTTTCTATTACGACTTCGATGTTGAAGAAGCCTTCACGCCAGAAGACATGAAGGCCTTGGAAAAGGCCATGTCTCGCATTGTTCGCGCTGGACAGCGCTTCATGCGTCGCGTTGTCACCGAGGAAGAAGCTCGTGCAGAACTTGCTGCAGAGCCATACAAACTTGAACTGATCGGCCTCAAGGGTGGAAACACCGGAGATGACAACGAGAGCGTTGAAGTCGGTGGCAATGAACTCACCATCTACGACAACGTAGATCCCGCCACCGGGGAGACCGTGTGGAAGGACCTCTGCCGCGGTCCTCACATTCCGAACACGCGCATGATTGGTGAAGGCTTCGCCCTCACTCGCCTGGCTGCTGCCTACTGGCGCGGTTCAGAAAACAACCCCCAGCTTCAGCGCATCTACGGCACCGCATGGCCTTCAAAAGCAGACCTTCGTGCCTACCAAGAACGACTCGAAGAAGCTGCCAAGCGTGACCACCGCCGTTTGGGTAGTGAGCTTGATCTGTTTAGCTTCCCTGACGAGATTGGTTCTGGTCTTCCGGTATTCCACCCCAAGGGTGGTGTGATTCGTCGCACGATGGAGGATTACTCTCGTCGTCGCCACGAAGAAGGTGGCTATGAGTTTGTCTACTCACCTCACATCACCAAGTCGAACCTTTTTGAAACCAGCGGTCACCTCGACTGGTATTCCGATGGCATGTTCCCTCCCATGAAGTTGGACGAGATTCGCAACGAGGCAGGGGATGTGACCCGCCAGGGCGTCGACTACTACCTCAAGCCGATGAATTGCCCCTTCCACATCCTGATCTTCAAGTCACGCTCCAAGAGCTACCGCGAACTTCCCTTGCGTTTGTTCGAGTTTGGTTCTGTTTATCGTTATGAGAAGTCAGGTGTCGTTCACGGTCTGACTCGCGTTCGCGGTATGACTCAAGATGATGCTCACATCTTCACCACGCGCGAGAACATGAAAGAAGAACTCACCAAGGTTCTGAACTTCGTGCTGTCGCTCCTTCGAGACTACGGTCTGGATGACTTCTATCTGGAGCTCTCTACCAAGGACCCCAAGAAATATGTCGGCGATGACGCTATCTGGGACGAAGCCACCGAGACGCTACGCCAGGTTGCAGAGGACTCTGGATTGACCCTGGTGCCAGATCCAGGTGGTGCTGCCTTCTATGGCCCCAAAATCTCCGTACAGGCACGTGACGCAATTGGTCGTACCTGGCAGATGTCGACCATTCAACTCGATTTCAACCTGCCCGAGCGTTTTGATCTCGAATACACAGGCTCGGATGGCAATCGTCACCGTCCCGTCATGATCCACCGTGCCCTCTTTGGCTCAATCGAACGTTTCTTTGGCGTCTTGACGGAGCACTACGCTGGTGCATTCCCACTCTGGTTGGCTCCAGTCCAGGCCATCGGTATTGCTGTTGCTGAAGAGTATGAAGAGTATCTCTCCGGTGTTCTTGACCAGCTCAAGGCTGAAGGACTTCGCGTTCAACTGGATGCCAGTGATGACCGCATGCAGAAGAAGATCCGTAACGCCGCAGCCCAGAAGATCCCTGTGCAAATCATTGCTGGTGAAGAAGACCGCAACAACGGTGCCGTGAGCTTCCGTTTCCGTGACGGAAGTCAGCGCAACGGTATTCCGGTCAGTGAGGCAATCGCACTTCTCGTAGGTGCTGCCAAGGATCACCGTCAAGTACTCACTGCAGACGATCTATGAACCACTACGGAGAAAGTGAATTCGAAGGTGTAGATCTTCGATCTGCTTCTTCGTTCGCTGGAGTTCCTGATGAATTTCAGCGTCTGTGGACCCCGCATCGCCTTGCCTACATTGAAAATGGCCAACAGCCACCCGAGGCGGACTGTCCTTTTTGCCTGGCACCGGAAATGTCTGACGAAGAGGGCTTAATTGTTCACCGAGGCACGCATGCCTTCGTCTTGCTGAACCTGTATCCCTATAACAGTGGACATTTACTTGTCTGCCCCTACAGACACGTTGCGATGTATGACGACGCAACTGTTGAAGAGACGGCAGAAATAGCTAGTCTTACTCAGGAAGCAATGCGAGTACTGAAGAAGGTTTCTTGCAATGATGGCTACAACATCGGCATGAATCAAGGCCGGGTTGCTGGAGCTGGAATTGCAGATCACCTTCATCA of the Aurantimicrobium photophilum genome contains:
- the thrS gene encoding threonine--tRNA ligase, which encodes MRVNGELRDLAHVLNAGDVVEPVAIDSADGLNILRHSAAHVLAQAVQNVNPEAKLGIGPPVTDGFYYDFDVEEAFTPEDMKALEKAMSRIVRAGQRFMRRVVTEEEARAELAAEPYKLELIGLKGGNTGDDNESVEVGGNELTIYDNVDPATGETVWKDLCRGPHIPNTRMIGEGFALTRLAAAYWRGSENNPQLQRIYGTAWPSKADLRAYQERLEEAAKRDHRRLGSELDLFSFPDEIGSGLPVFHPKGGVIRRTMEDYSRRRHEEGGYEFVYSPHITKSNLFETSGHLDWYSDGMFPPMKLDEIRNEAGDVTRQGVDYYLKPMNCPFHILIFKSRSKSYRELPLRLFEFGSVYRYEKSGVVHGLTRVRGMTQDDAHIFTTRENMKEELTKVLNFVLSLLRDYGLDDFYLELSTKDPKKYVGDDAIWDEATETLRQVAEDSGLTLVPDPGGAAFYGPKISVQARDAIGRTWQMSTIQLDFNLPERFDLEYTGSDGNRHRPVMIHRALFGSIERFFGVLTEHYAGAFPLWLAPVQAIGIAVAEEYEEYLSGVLDQLKAEGLRVQLDASDDRMQKKIRNAAAQKIPVQIIAGEEDRNNGAVSFRFRDGSQRNGIPVSEAIALLVGAAKDHRQVLTADDL
- a CDS encoding HIT family protein, with the translated sequence MNHYGESEFEGVDLRSASSFAGVPDEFQRLWTPHRLAYIENGQQPPEADCPFCLAPEMSDEEGLIVHRGTHAFVLLNLYPYNSGHLLVCPYRHVAMYDDATVEETAEIASLTQEAMRVLKKVSCNDGYNIGMNQGRVAGAGIADHLHQHVVPRWATDSNFFPIIAKSKAVTALLGDVRNAIAQAWPKAN